The Mytilus edulis chromosome 12, xbMytEdul2.2, whole genome shotgun sequence genome contains a region encoding:
- the LOC139499126 gene encoding uncharacterized protein isoform X1 — MSNLVKETFGVHSTRPELACPSSSVLQQLEDREWKVSLKKNLEIASRAVYLEGKCSESLAAADFTSPETPFLFQLEKTMLDLSSPSLTDGEFYCSFFKLDDVYYCRFFESGVLQGYFLSEGMSQLKNYFEEHRLDMTKLVWLQVSTQDDIKQYHRRYTLKLERKRSHHSLSNPGSDTGRRYVNLLERNKTSILNSHRKLMAKAQTSTESCQLLGTVVNVIKHNSHKENNTQKARFLEASGVFHPILHIWENTIHNYRSKGVPVENPEFKFIFDPPSSSKYTLYDQCKIISCLPNDHYWNEGTHAHVGYGRMLSIRDSTEKYKPASLRNLILYHHRESNYSAIFRLVDKFRNPESSPANSRQNINDDNINIGENMQNSTPRQVRPKRKALNEEDILRNLRTVNPLFTTHNRASDNSLYEKYKTAQPETGGLFWRVHESDIDVLCLNDVNMTTGCLMESSFVHMTRRNVGNVNVYHCTCTLFATLLQLATLDEQPDTEIDSINIKCCHIRYFKEIIEPDYPIYFSTEVFTSPTKSQKSIMLSLAALQKPVILLLSSLRTKKFSVVPNSSEDCKFVNVSRNRVSCQSGECSAIYSFSTRKVIYLCETSNVCPHLQAMKDHKNLWMNGNDIEEDIEDEDEEAFIDNEEDENDLEDTFQPETTQTKRTNFFNPATGLWDFPSLSEHRPKEEDDPALQRAIKKRLAVFDGAEGVVRDTKGYLTGNNPLVLFPPVLEDGCLCGAGYSDDDHPNGALTEVKYRTVVYLTNGPARFEVLGRNCLAANAECQVQYGGSSDSLHFLSKETAAGDEIGWDFVYHALNTHVTFSAYCKIMSKKYRRNFLNSAKFMSPQTFIAWWFSWSSKFKTDFRKPCSICKYNPKFLACDGTKIGISFKNADTDPIEKPTSTEKIDPCHRRNDRCFLNFNSEEQPDAIIRKCRDHLAYTSKKALGQLNQTLEFEEELIRNTLLIETVSGQCSNIMRKFVCNEYHESVQKKLAVIFKFLSTNHSLSSLIPFRYTDLLDSILLELRTSTQNHRINLISDFSPEIRDTLYAALPYEQSFSDVISLFQYLVLRIQRIREKNKDPAPAVRQPSTYNPERYGAAYYFTPSGEKLRDIPIYTMNENAHSKNYDDPPTRSDEQCNKIYPEVSRRGTTYLFLWFDPKHYGHCYGFHIIPGSEGRKDPFSSAYSYLEHAPEEVFYDFSCQFEEYCLNREPGFWENTRFWHDLFHGYSHKCPFCYKSQRICPLQGLNTEICEQFNSFIQKIKYSARSMSLGKFCFYLQYMIHQWCEMKRSSFEQRCDIAAAYLA, encoded by the exons GAAACTTTTGGAGTACACTCAACTAGACCAGAATTAGCATGTCCATCATCTTCAGTTTTGCAACAGTTGGAAGACAGAG AATGGAAAGTCAGCTTAAAGAAGAATCTAGAAATTGCCTCAAGAGCTGTGTATCTAGAAGGAAAATGTTCTGAATCTTTGGCCGCTGCTGACTTCACTTCACCAGAAACACCGTTTTTATTTCAGTTAGAGAAAACCATGTTAGATCTGTCATCACCCTCCCTTACTGATGGAGAGTTTTACTGCTCCTTCTTCAAGCTTGATGATGTTTACTACTGTAGATTTTTTGAAAGTGGAGTTCTTCAGGGATATTTCTTATCTGAGG GAATGTCTCAGCTTAAAAATTATTTTGAGGAACATCGTTTGGATATGACAAAACTGGTTTGGTTGCAAGTTTCCACTCAAGATGATATAAAGCAGTACCACAGAAGATACACCCTTAAGTTAGAAAGAAAAAGAAGTCATCATTCTTTAA gTAATCCTGGTTCAGATACTGGAAGACGATACGTCAACCTGCTTGAAAGAAATAAAACCAGTATTCTTAATTCACACAGAAAGTTGATGGCAAAGGCGCAAACCTCAACAGAATCCTGCCAGTTACTAGGAACAGTGGTAAATGTTATCAAACATAACTCGCACAAAGAAAACAATACTCAAAAAGCCAG ATTTCTCGAAGCCTCAGGAGTCTTTCATCCTATTCTCCATATATGGGAAAATACCATACATAACTACCGTTCTAAAGGAGTCCCTGTTGAGAATccagaatttaaatttatttttgatccaCCATCCAGCTCAAAATACACATTATATGACCAGTGCAAAATTATTTCCTGCCTACCAAATGACCACTATTGGAATGAGGGAACCCATGCTCATGTTGGCTATGGTAGAATGTTATCTATCCGCGATTCTACTGAGAAATATAAGCCTGCTTCTCTTCGTAATCTGATACTTTACCATCACAGAGAATCCAACTACTCTGCTATTTTTAGATTAGTTGACAAATTTCGTAACCCAGAGTCTTCCCCAGCAAATTCGCGCCAGAACATCAATGACGACAACATCAACATTGGGGAAAATATGCAAAATTCTACTCCGAGACAAGTAAGACCTAAACGCAAAGCTTTAAATGAAGAGGATATTTTAAGAAACCTTCGAACTGTTAATCCTCTCTTTACAACACACAACAGGGCTTCAGACAATTCCTTGTATGAAAAGTACAAAACAGCACAACCTGAAACTGGAGGTTTATTTTGGCGTGTTCACGAATCAGATATCGATGTGCTCTGTTTGAATGACGTCAACATGACCACTGGATGTTTAATGGAGTCATCTTTTGTTCACATGACAAGGAGAAATGTTGGGAATGTCAACGTATACCATTGCACATGTACACTCTTTGCAACTTTATTACAGCTCGCAACATTAGATGAACAGCCTGACACAGAAATAGATTCTATTAACATCAAATGCTGCCATATAAGGTATTTCAAAGAAATTATTGAACCTGATTATCCCATCTACTTCAGCACAGAAGTTTTTACATCACCAACAAAATCTCAGAAAAGTATAATGTTATCTTTGGCTGCTTTACAAAAGCCTGTAATTTTACTTCTGTCTTCTCTTCGAACAAAAAAATTTTCAGTTGTACCAAACAGTAGTGAAGATTGTAAGTTTGTGAATGTTTCCAGAAACCGTGTATCATGCCAGTCTGGTGAATGTAGTGCCATTTACAGTTTTTCTACTCGTAAAGTCATATACTTGTGCGAAACAAGTAATGTTTGTCCTCATCTGCAGGCAATGAAAGACCACAAAAATTTATGGATGAATGGTAATGATATTGAAGAAGACATTGAAGATGAAGATGAGGAAGCATTTATTGATAATGAGGAAGATGAGAATGATTTGGAGGATACTTTTCAACCAGAAACTACTCAAACAAAGAGG ACAAATTTTTTTAATCCGGCAACAGGACTTTGGGATTTCCCAAGTTTGAGTGAGCACAGACCCAAGGAGGAAGATGATCCAGCCTTACAAcgagcaattaaaaaaagattagCTGTATTTGATGGTGCAGAAGGAGTTGTTCGAGACACTAAAGGGTATTTGACCGGAAACAATCCACTTGTACTCTTTCCTCCTGTATTAGAAGATGGATGTCTTTGTGGG GCCGGCTACTCTGATGATGACCATCCAAACGGGGCATTGACCGAGGTGAAGTACAGGACAGTGGTGTATTTGACTAACGGACCAGCTAGATTTGAA GTACTTGGTAGGAATTGCTTGGCAGCAAATGCAGAGTGCCAAGTTCAATATGGTGGATCTTCAGACAGCCTCCATTTTCTTTCAAAGGAAACTGCTGCAGGAGATGAGATTGGCTGGGATTTTGTATATCATGCATTGAACACTCATGTCACTTTCAGTGCATATTGCAAAATCATGAGCAAAAAATACAGGAGAAATTTTCTTAATTCAGCTAAATTTATGTCCCCTCAAACATTCATTGCTTGGTGGTTTTCATGGAGTAGTAAATTCAAGACTGATTTCAGAAAGCCTTGTTCTATCTGCAAATACAACCCAAAATTCTTAGCATGTGATGGCACTAAAATTGGTATTAGCTTTAAAAATGCAGATACAGATCCAATAGAAAAACcaacttcaacagaaaaaattgaCCCATGTCACAGAAGAAATGATCGTTGTTTCTTGAATTTCAATAGCGAAGAACAACCGGATGCTATAATAAGAAAATGCAGAGATCACCTTGCATACACATCAAAAAAAGCACTTGGACAATTAAATCAGACATTAGAATTTGAAGAAGAACTCATTAGAAATACACTCCTTATTGAAACAGTTTCTGGTCAGTGTTCAAACATCATGCGCAAATTTGTATGTAATGAGTATCATGAGTCCGTACAGAAAAAATTAGCAGTAATATTCAAGTTTTTGTCAACAAATCATTCTTTGTCATCATTGATTCCTTTTCGCTACACAGATCTTTTGGATTCTATTTTGTTGGAATTGAGAACATCTACACAAAACCACAGAATAAATTTGATATCTGATTTTTCTCCAGAAATTCGTGATACTTTATATGCTGCTTTACCTTATGAACAGTCATTTTCtgatgttatttctttatttcagtaTCTTGTCCTAAGAATCCAACGTATAAGAGAAAAGAATAAAGATCCAGCTCCTGCAGTCCGTCAGCCATCTACGTACAATCCTGAAAGATATGGTGCAGCTTACTACTTTACACCCAGTGGAGAGAAGCTTAGAGACATTCCAATTTATACCATGAATGAAAATGCACATTCAAAGAATTATGATGACCCACCTACTAGGTCTGATGAGCAGTGTAATAAGATATACCCCGAGGTCTCCAGACGTGGTACTACCTACTTATTTCTTTGGTTTGACCCTAAGCACTATGGTCATTGTTATGGTTTTCATATCATTCCAGGATCTGAAGGGAGGAAAGACCCTTTCTCTTCTGCCTATTCATACTTAGAACATGCTCCAGAAGAggtattttatgatttttcatGTCAGTTTGAGGAGTACTGTCTGAACAGGGAACCTGGTTTCTGGGAGAATACCCGATTTTGGCACGATTTATTTCATGGCTACAGTCACAAATGCCCTTTCTGCTACAAATCCCAGAGAATTTGTCCATTGCAGGGCTTGAACACGGAAATATGTGAGCAGTTCAACTCATTCATTCAGAAAATCAAATATTCTGCCAGATCTATGTCATTGGGAAAATTTTGCTTTTACCTTCAATACATGATTCATCAGTGGTGTGAAATGAAACGCTCGTCATTTGAACAGAGATGTGATATAGCAGCTGCATATTTAGCCTGA
- the LOC139499126 gene encoding uncharacterized protein isoform X2 — MLDLSSPSLTDGEFYCSFFKLDDVYYCRFFESGVLQGYFLSEGMSQLKNYFEEHRLDMTKLVWLQVSTQDDIKQYHRRYTLKLERKRSHHSLSNPGSDTGRRYVNLLERNKTSILNSHRKLMAKAQTSTESCQLLGTVVNVIKHNSHKENNTQKARFLEASGVFHPILHIWENTIHNYRSKGVPVENPEFKFIFDPPSSSKYTLYDQCKIISCLPNDHYWNEGTHAHVGYGRMLSIRDSTEKYKPASLRNLILYHHRESNYSAIFRLVDKFRNPESSPANSRQNINDDNINIGENMQNSTPRQVRPKRKALNEEDILRNLRTVNPLFTTHNRASDNSLYEKYKTAQPETGGLFWRVHESDIDVLCLNDVNMTTGCLMESSFVHMTRRNVGNVNVYHCTCTLFATLLQLATLDEQPDTEIDSINIKCCHIRYFKEIIEPDYPIYFSTEVFTSPTKSQKSIMLSLAALQKPVILLLSSLRTKKFSVVPNSSEDCKFVNVSRNRVSCQSGECSAIYSFSTRKVIYLCETSNVCPHLQAMKDHKNLWMNGNDIEEDIEDEDEEAFIDNEEDENDLEDTFQPETTQTKRTNFFNPATGLWDFPSLSEHRPKEEDDPALQRAIKKRLAVFDGAEGVVRDTKGYLTGNNPLVLFPPVLEDGCLCGAGYSDDDHPNGALTEVKYRTVVYLTNGPARFEVLGRNCLAANAECQVQYGGSSDSLHFLSKETAAGDEIGWDFVYHALNTHVTFSAYCKIMSKKYRRNFLNSAKFMSPQTFIAWWFSWSSKFKTDFRKPCSICKYNPKFLACDGTKIGISFKNADTDPIEKPTSTEKIDPCHRRNDRCFLNFNSEEQPDAIIRKCRDHLAYTSKKALGQLNQTLEFEEELIRNTLLIETVSGQCSNIMRKFVCNEYHESVQKKLAVIFKFLSTNHSLSSLIPFRYTDLLDSILLELRTSTQNHRINLISDFSPEIRDTLYAALPYEQSFSDVISLFQYLVLRIQRIREKNKDPAPAVRQPSTYNPERYGAAYYFTPSGEKLRDIPIYTMNENAHSKNYDDPPTRSDEQCNKIYPEVSRRGTTYLFLWFDPKHYGHCYGFHIIPGSEGRKDPFSSAYSYLEHAPEEVFYDFSCQFEEYCLNREPGFWENTRFWHDLFHGYSHKCPFCYKSQRICPLQGLNTEICEQFNSFIQKIKYSARSMSLGKFCFYLQYMIHQWCEMKRSSFEQRCDIAAAYLA, encoded by the exons ATGTTAGATCTGTCATCACCCTCCCTTACTGATGGAGAGTTTTACTGCTCCTTCTTCAAGCTTGATGATGTTTACTACTGTAGATTTTTTGAAAGTGGAGTTCTTCAGGGATATTTCTTATCTGAGG GAATGTCTCAGCTTAAAAATTATTTTGAGGAACATCGTTTGGATATGACAAAACTGGTTTGGTTGCAAGTTTCCACTCAAGATGATATAAAGCAGTACCACAGAAGATACACCCTTAAGTTAGAAAGAAAAAGAAGTCATCATTCTTTAA gTAATCCTGGTTCAGATACTGGAAGACGATACGTCAACCTGCTTGAAAGAAATAAAACCAGTATTCTTAATTCACACAGAAAGTTGATGGCAAAGGCGCAAACCTCAACAGAATCCTGCCAGTTACTAGGAACAGTGGTAAATGTTATCAAACATAACTCGCACAAAGAAAACAATACTCAAAAAGCCAG ATTTCTCGAAGCCTCAGGAGTCTTTCATCCTATTCTCCATATATGGGAAAATACCATACATAACTACCGTTCTAAAGGAGTCCCTGTTGAGAATccagaatttaaatttatttttgatccaCCATCCAGCTCAAAATACACATTATATGACCAGTGCAAAATTATTTCCTGCCTACCAAATGACCACTATTGGAATGAGGGAACCCATGCTCATGTTGGCTATGGTAGAATGTTATCTATCCGCGATTCTACTGAGAAATATAAGCCTGCTTCTCTTCGTAATCTGATACTTTACCATCACAGAGAATCCAACTACTCTGCTATTTTTAGATTAGTTGACAAATTTCGTAACCCAGAGTCTTCCCCAGCAAATTCGCGCCAGAACATCAATGACGACAACATCAACATTGGGGAAAATATGCAAAATTCTACTCCGAGACAAGTAAGACCTAAACGCAAAGCTTTAAATGAAGAGGATATTTTAAGAAACCTTCGAACTGTTAATCCTCTCTTTACAACACACAACAGGGCTTCAGACAATTCCTTGTATGAAAAGTACAAAACAGCACAACCTGAAACTGGAGGTTTATTTTGGCGTGTTCACGAATCAGATATCGATGTGCTCTGTTTGAATGACGTCAACATGACCACTGGATGTTTAATGGAGTCATCTTTTGTTCACATGACAAGGAGAAATGTTGGGAATGTCAACGTATACCATTGCACATGTACACTCTTTGCAACTTTATTACAGCTCGCAACATTAGATGAACAGCCTGACACAGAAATAGATTCTATTAACATCAAATGCTGCCATATAAGGTATTTCAAAGAAATTATTGAACCTGATTATCCCATCTACTTCAGCACAGAAGTTTTTACATCACCAACAAAATCTCAGAAAAGTATAATGTTATCTTTGGCTGCTTTACAAAAGCCTGTAATTTTACTTCTGTCTTCTCTTCGAACAAAAAAATTTTCAGTTGTACCAAACAGTAGTGAAGATTGTAAGTTTGTGAATGTTTCCAGAAACCGTGTATCATGCCAGTCTGGTGAATGTAGTGCCATTTACAGTTTTTCTACTCGTAAAGTCATATACTTGTGCGAAACAAGTAATGTTTGTCCTCATCTGCAGGCAATGAAAGACCACAAAAATTTATGGATGAATGGTAATGATATTGAAGAAGACATTGAAGATGAAGATGAGGAAGCATTTATTGATAATGAGGAAGATGAGAATGATTTGGAGGATACTTTTCAACCAGAAACTACTCAAACAAAGAGG ACAAATTTTTTTAATCCGGCAACAGGACTTTGGGATTTCCCAAGTTTGAGTGAGCACAGACCCAAGGAGGAAGATGATCCAGCCTTACAAcgagcaattaaaaaaagattagCTGTATTTGATGGTGCAGAAGGAGTTGTTCGAGACACTAAAGGGTATTTGACCGGAAACAATCCACTTGTACTCTTTCCTCCTGTATTAGAAGATGGATGTCTTTGTGGG GCCGGCTACTCTGATGATGACCATCCAAACGGGGCATTGACCGAGGTGAAGTACAGGACAGTGGTGTATTTGACTAACGGACCAGCTAGATTTGAA GTACTTGGTAGGAATTGCTTGGCAGCAAATGCAGAGTGCCAAGTTCAATATGGTGGATCTTCAGACAGCCTCCATTTTCTTTCAAAGGAAACTGCTGCAGGAGATGAGATTGGCTGGGATTTTGTATATCATGCATTGAACACTCATGTCACTTTCAGTGCATATTGCAAAATCATGAGCAAAAAATACAGGAGAAATTTTCTTAATTCAGCTAAATTTATGTCCCCTCAAACATTCATTGCTTGGTGGTTTTCATGGAGTAGTAAATTCAAGACTGATTTCAGAAAGCCTTGTTCTATCTGCAAATACAACCCAAAATTCTTAGCATGTGATGGCACTAAAATTGGTATTAGCTTTAAAAATGCAGATACAGATCCAATAGAAAAACcaacttcaacagaaaaaattgaCCCATGTCACAGAAGAAATGATCGTTGTTTCTTGAATTTCAATAGCGAAGAACAACCGGATGCTATAATAAGAAAATGCAGAGATCACCTTGCATACACATCAAAAAAAGCACTTGGACAATTAAATCAGACATTAGAATTTGAAGAAGAACTCATTAGAAATACACTCCTTATTGAAACAGTTTCTGGTCAGTGTTCAAACATCATGCGCAAATTTGTATGTAATGAGTATCATGAGTCCGTACAGAAAAAATTAGCAGTAATATTCAAGTTTTTGTCAACAAATCATTCTTTGTCATCATTGATTCCTTTTCGCTACACAGATCTTTTGGATTCTATTTTGTTGGAATTGAGAACATCTACACAAAACCACAGAATAAATTTGATATCTGATTTTTCTCCAGAAATTCGTGATACTTTATATGCTGCTTTACCTTATGAACAGTCATTTTCtgatgttatttctttatttcagtaTCTTGTCCTAAGAATCCAACGTATAAGAGAAAAGAATAAAGATCCAGCTCCTGCAGTCCGTCAGCCATCTACGTACAATCCTGAAAGATATGGTGCAGCTTACTACTTTACACCCAGTGGAGAGAAGCTTAGAGACATTCCAATTTATACCATGAATGAAAATGCACATTCAAAGAATTATGATGACCCACCTACTAGGTCTGATGAGCAGTGTAATAAGATATACCCCGAGGTCTCCAGACGTGGTACTACCTACTTATTTCTTTGGTTTGACCCTAAGCACTATGGTCATTGTTATGGTTTTCATATCATTCCAGGATCTGAAGGGAGGAAAGACCCTTTCTCTTCTGCCTATTCATACTTAGAACATGCTCCAGAAGAggtattttatgatttttcatGTCAGTTTGAGGAGTACTGTCTGAACAGGGAACCTGGTTTCTGGGAGAATACCCGATTTTGGCACGATTTATTTCATGGCTACAGTCACAAATGCCCTTTCTGCTACAAATCCCAGAGAATTTGTCCATTGCAGGGCTTGAACACGGAAATATGTGAGCAGTTCAACTCATTCATTCAGAAAATCAAATATTCTGCCAGATCTATGTCATTGGGAAAATTTTGCTTTTACCTTCAATACATGATTCATCAGTGGTGTGAAATGAAACGCTCGTCATTTGAACAGAGATGTGATATAGCAGCTGCATATTTAGCCTGA